DNA sequence from the Verrucomicrobiia bacterium genome:
CGCCTGAAACTGTTCGGGGCCGACGCGCCCAGCAACAAGCTCAACCTGGCTCTGATCGCCACGGGTCACCGTGCGCGGGACCATTTTGCCGGGGCCGCCACGCAAAACGTCGTTGCCTTATGCGATGTGCATCAGCATCACCTGGCCGCGGCAGCGCAGAAGTTTCCCAAGGCCAAAGTCTA
Encoded proteins:
- a CDS encoding gfo/Idh/MocA family oxidoreductase translates to MKRRQFLKSAAFAGTSALILPRLKLFGADAPSNKLNLALIATGHRARDHFAGAATQNVVALCDVHQHHLAAAAQKFPKAKV